In Geobacter anodireducens, a genomic segment contains:
- a CDS encoding dTDP-glucose 4,6-dehydratase: MGDSFSPSAVLVTGGAGFIGSNFINHFLPANPGCRVINLDLLTYAGNLRNLTAVEQNPAYRFVKGDIGDAELVRRILAEERIDAVVHFAAESHVDRSILGPEIFVRTNVLGTQVLLEESRRHWKSGAAERLRFLHVSTDEVYGTLGETGYFTEETPLAPNSPYSASKAGSDLLVRAYNETFGLPVLTTRCSNNYGPFQFPEKLIPLMIHNIVAGKPLPVYGDGRNVRDWLHVKDHSTAIETVLKEGKPGEVFNVGGNNEWFNIDIVHLLCDLLDERLGRAGGESRGLVTFVKDRLGHDRRYAISAAKIKRELGWEPSYTFERGIAETVDWYLANRAWVDEVTSGSYRDYYETQYGGGQ; encoded by the coding sequence ATGGGTGACTCCTTTTCCCCTTCCGCCGTGCTCGTGACCGGCGGCGCCGGCTTCATCGGCTCCAATTTCATCAACCACTTCCTGCCGGCGAACCCCGGTTGCCGGGTGATCAACCTGGACCTTCTCACCTATGCCGGCAATCTGCGCAATTTGACCGCCGTGGAGCAGAACCCGGCCTACCGCTTCGTGAAGGGCGACATCGGCGACGCAGAGCTGGTCCGGCGCATCCTGGCCGAGGAGCGGATCGACGCGGTTGTCCACTTTGCCGCCGAATCCCACGTGGACCGCTCCATCCTGGGACCGGAGATTTTCGTGAGGACCAACGTCCTCGGCACCCAGGTGCTCCTGGAGGAGAGCCGCCGCCACTGGAAGTCGGGCGCGGCGGAGCGCTTGCGCTTCCTGCACGTTTCCACCGACGAGGTGTACGGGACCCTGGGGGAAACCGGCTACTTCACCGAGGAGACCCCCCTGGCCCCCAACTCCCCCTACTCGGCGAGCAAGGCCGGTTCCGACCTGCTGGTGCGGGCCTACAACGAGACCTTCGGCCTGCCGGTCCTGACCACCCGCTGCTCCAACAACTACGGCCCCTTCCAGTTCCCGGAGAAACTGATCCCGCTCATGATCCACAACATCGTGGCCGGAAAGCCCCTGCCGGTGTACGGCGACGGCCGCAACGTGCGCGACTGGCTCCATGTGAAGGATCATTCCACGGCCATCGAGACGGTGCTCAAGGAAGGCAAGCCGGGCGAGGTCTTCAACGTGGGGGGCAACAACGAGTGGTTCAACATCGATATCGTGCACCTGCTCTGCGATCTCCTGGATGAACGGCTTGGCAGGGCCGGCGGTGAAAGCCGCGGCCTCGTCACCTTTGTCAAGGACCGTCTCGGCCATGATCGCCGCTACGCCATCAGCGCTGCCAAGATCAAGCGGGAGCTGGGGTGGGAGCCCTCGTACACCTTCGAGCGCGGCATTGCCGAAACCGTGGACTGGTACCTGGCCAACCGCGCCTGGGTGGACGAGGTGACGTCCGGCTCCTACCGGGATTACTACGAAACACAGTACGGAGGCGGGCAATGA
- a CDS encoding NAD(P)-dependent oxidoreductase has translation MILVVGAKGMLGRDLMRVLPGDVRGVDIEEIDITSPESVRRVILTLKPRVVVNCAAYTDVDGCETNADLAMAVNGEGVGHLAAVTREIGALLVQVSTDYVFDGTKGSPFQEDDPVNPLSVYGRSKLLGEEQARWNPDHLIVRTQWLYGLGGKNFVETMLRLSTERSEIAVVDDQFGSPTWTVDLALAISELIENNCRGTYHAANRGICSWFEFARAIFAEAGVEMTVRPQTTAQLGRPAPRPLYSALCCDKLTRDTGLALEGWREALATYLEKRREAGLS, from the coding sequence ATGATCCTGGTGGTCGGTGCCAAGGGAATGCTCGGCCGCGACCTCATGCGGGTGCTGCCGGGGGACGTGCGGGGGGTCGACATCGAGGAGATCGACATTACCTCGCCGGAATCGGTACGGCGGGTCATTCTGACCCTGAAGCCGCGAGTGGTGGTGAACTGTGCCGCCTACACCGATGTGGACGGCTGCGAGACCAACGCGGACCTTGCCATGGCGGTGAACGGCGAGGGGGTGGGGCACCTGGCCGCCGTGACCCGCGAGATCGGGGCGCTGCTCGTGCAGGTGAGCACTGATTACGTGTTCGACGGCACCAAGGGGAGCCCCTTTCAGGAGGATGATCCGGTCAATCCCCTGAGCGTGTACGGCAGGTCGAAACTTCTGGGCGAGGAACAGGCCCGCTGGAATCCGGACCATCTCATCGTCCGGACCCAGTGGCTCTACGGGCTCGGCGGCAAGAACTTCGTGGAGACCATGCTGCGCCTGTCGACGGAGCGGAGCGAAATCGCCGTGGTGGACGACCAGTTTGGCTCCCCCACCTGGACAGTGGACCTTGCCCTGGCCATCAGCGAACTGATCGAGAACAACTGTCGCGGCACCTATCATGCCGCCAACAGGGGGATCTGTTCCTGGTTCGAGTTCGCCCGGGCCATTTTTGCCGAAGCAGGAGTGGAGATGACCGTCCGGCCCCAGACCACCGCCCAACTGGGGCGCCCGGCCCCGCGTCCCCTCTATTCGGCTCTCTGCTGCGACAAGTTGACCCGTGACACGGGACTCGCACTGGAAGGCTGGCGCGAAGCCCTTGCCACCTATCTCGAAAAGCGGCGCGAAGCCGGATTGTCCTGA
- a CDS encoding mannose-6-phosphate isomerase, whose amino-acid sequence MELERGERPWGTYTVLEENRNYKIKRIEVKPGQRLSLQMHHHRSEHWIVVSGTARVTCGDDEYTVNVNESTFIPIGRNHRLENPGKIPLVIIEVQSGEYLGEDDIVRFDDDYHRCETPAASCADEEG is encoded by the coding sequence ATGGAACTGGAGCGCGGCGAACGCCCCTGGGGCACCTATACCGTTCTCGAAGAGAACAGGAACTACAAGATCAAGCGGATCGAGGTGAAGCCGGGGCAGCGGCTGTCGCTTCAGATGCACCATCACCGGAGCGAGCACTGGATCGTGGTTTCCGGAACGGCCCGGGTCACCTGCGGCGACGACGAATACACGGTGAACGTGAACGAATCCACCTTCATCCCCATTGGCCGCAATCACCGGCTGGAGAACCCGGGCAAGATACCCCTCGTCATCATCGAGGTGCAGAGCGGGGAATACCTGGGAGAGGACGACATCGTCCGATTCGATGATGATTACCATCGCTGCGAGACACCTGCAGCATCCTGCGCCGACGAGGAAGGGTAG
- a CDS encoding chloride channel protein, with the protein MKPESPEKAARWTTPLVLIRDFHLLRRFVRTRRAVFSLLSRVRISENTLMAILAVGIGLLAGLCNHAFRSCIDLFRWLIIDSGGQLTGYSPYAWNANRLWAIAFPVTGAVVMLPLFIRFREDMAFGFPRFLETVNLRGGRLPLRLMFTRGIASALTIGSGGSAGQEGPIAQIGGTAGSVVGHLLGMSGERLKVLIGCGVSGGVAATFNAPLAGVFFAHEIVLLSSFELSSFTSIVISSGMATVVSRAMYGDIPAFDVPAYQLVHPLELALYALLGVVCGCLAALFITGYGKTRGFFARLQVNPLWKPILGGFLAGCVGVLLPQVQGNGYDFIEKAVSNDVGWLLVTLLIAGKMVATCVTVGSGLPGGTFAPSLFIGSVAGMSFGFLANGLFPFHTATPGAYALVGMGAFLASVTHAPMTGIFLLFEMTGSYKVIVPIMLACAIGTAVARHFHKDGIDTADLAARGIDLRAGREQAVLEQIRVRGVMVRDPEILPETMTIRQFLARSHSPRQTTFPVVTAWGELSGVVVIHDFLGTAFEPGLLDRVTLGEMAAVDILTIASEDSLAEALRVFERTPLDELPVVEPGGRRRVVGILTRHAIAAAYNRAMVTQSFKG; encoded by the coding sequence ATGAAACCAGAATCCCCCGAAAAAGCAGCCCGTTGGACCACCCCACTGGTCCTCATCAGGGATTTCCACCTGCTGCGGCGGTTCGTCCGAACGCGGCGGGCGGTCTTTTCGCTCCTCTCCCGGGTCCGGATCAGCGAAAACACGCTCATGGCGATTCTCGCCGTGGGGATCGGCCTGCTGGCTGGACTCTGCAACCATGCCTTCCGCTCGTGCATCGACCTGTTCCGCTGGCTCATCATCGACAGCGGCGGACAGCTGACCGGCTACTCGCCCTATGCCTGGAACGCGAACCGTCTCTGGGCCATCGCCTTCCCCGTCACCGGCGCCGTCGTCATGCTCCCCCTGTTTATCAGATTCAGGGAAGACATGGCCTTCGGCTTCCCCCGGTTTCTGGAAACAGTCAACCTGCGGGGCGGACGGCTGCCACTCAGGCTCATGTTCACCAGGGGGATCGCGTCGGCGCTCACCATCGGCTCCGGCGGCTCCGCCGGCCAGGAAGGCCCCATCGCCCAGATCGGCGGCACGGCCGGCTCCGTGGTGGGTCATCTGCTCGGCATGTCGGGAGAACGGCTCAAGGTTCTCATCGGCTGCGGGGTTTCGGGCGGGGTGGCCGCCACCTTCAACGCCCCCCTTGCCGGGGTGTTCTTTGCCCACGAGATCGTCCTTCTCTCCTCCTTCGAGCTCTCTTCCTTCACGAGCATCGTCATCTCGTCAGGCATGGCAACCGTTGTCTCCCGGGCCATGTACGGCGACATCCCCGCCTTTGACGTGCCGGCCTACCAGCTCGTCCACCCTCTCGAACTCGCCCTCTACGCCCTGCTCGGAGTGGTGTGCGGCTGCCTTGCGGCTCTTTTCATCACCGGCTACGGCAAGACCAGGGGCTTCTTTGCACGCCTTCAGGTCAATCCCCTCTGGAAACCGATTCTGGGCGGCTTTCTCGCCGGCTGTGTGGGAGTGCTCCTGCCTCAGGTCCAGGGCAACGGCTATGACTTCATCGAAAAAGCCGTTTCCAACGATGTTGGGTGGCTCCTCGTCACGCTCCTCATTGCCGGCAAGATGGTTGCTACCTGTGTCACGGTCGGTTCGGGGCTCCCCGGGGGAACCTTCGCGCCCTCGCTCTTTATCGGCTCGGTCGCCGGCATGAGCTTCGGCTTCCTGGCGAACGGCCTCTTCCCCTTCCACACCGCAACGCCGGGCGCCTATGCCCTGGTGGGCATGGGAGCGTTCCTCGCCTCGGTCACCCACGCCCCCATGACCGGCATCTTTCTGCTCTTCGAGATGACCGGCTCCTACAAGGTCATCGTCCCGATCATGCTGGCCTGCGCCATCGGCACCGCCGTGGCCCGGCACTTCCATAAGGACGGCATCGACACCGCCGATCTGGCGGCACGGGGGATCGATCTGCGGGCAGGGCGCGAACAGGCGGTGCTGGAACAGATACGGGTCCGGGGTGTCATGGTGCGCGACCCGGAAATACTGCCGGAGACCATGACCATCCGCCAGTTCCTGGCGCGCAGCCACTCCCCGCGCCAGACCACTTTCCCCGTGGTCACTGCCTGGGGAGAGCTTTCCGGAGTCGTGGTCATCCACGATTTTCTCGGAACCGCATTCGAGCCCGGGCTTCTCGACCGGGTCACTCTGGGGGAAATGGCTGCCGTGGACATTCTGACGATCGCCAGCGAAGACTCCCTGGCGGAAGCGCTCCGGGTGTTCGAGCGCACCCCCCTTGACGAACTTCCCGTTGTGGAGCCCGGCGGGCGGAGACGGGTGGTCGGCATCCTCACCCGCCACGCCATTGCCGCTGCCTACAACAGGGCAATGGTGACACAATCGTTCAAGGGCTGA
- a CDS encoding MarR family transcriptional regulator, whose product MKTTDELIADVTDNLRRVFQVVNEHSKRAMRETGLTGPQLWAIKVVAGHGPLRVSDLARRLYLHNATVVGIIDRLEARGLVQRTRSREDRRVVMVDLTEEGKDLVARAPEVAQGLLVSGLETIPREKLETISEGFQLMVSILGAQNLPPQLIFSSEVNRARARGARKGRTDTA is encoded by the coding sequence ATGAAAACCACTGATGAACTTATCGCCGATGTGACCGATAACCTGCGCCGGGTCTTTCAGGTGGTGAACGAACACTCGAAACGGGCCATGCGCGAGACGGGGCTCACCGGTCCCCAGCTCTGGGCCATCAAGGTCGTTGCCGGTCACGGTCCCCTCCGGGTTTCCGATCTTGCCCGCAGGCTCTATCTTCATAATGCCACGGTGGTGGGAATCATCGACCGGCTGGAGGCCCGGGGGCTCGTGCAGCGGACCCGGTCCCGGGAGGATCGCCGGGTGGTGATGGTCGACCTGACGGAAGAGGGGAAGGATCTGGTGGCGCGGGCCCCCGAGGTGGCCCAGGGACTTCTCGTGTCGGGGTTGGAGACCATCCCCCGGGAGAAGCTCGAAACCATCTCCGAAGGGTTTCAGCTCATGGTCAGCATCCTCGGGGCCCAGAACCTCCCTCCCCAGCTCATTTTCTCGTCGGAGGTGAACCGGGCGCGGGCAAGGGGCGCCCGGAAGGGTCGAACGGATACGGCGTGA
- a CDS encoding alpha-amylase, whose product MTRRVFLPDDNPHWYRDAVIYQLHVKAFADSDGDGVGDFRGLMGKLDYLQSLGITAIWILPFYPSPLRDDGYDIADYYSVHPSYNTLREFREFLREAHTRRIRVITELVLNHTSDQHPWFQRARRAKPGSAHRDYYVWSDTPDRYRETRIIFQDFETSNWSWDPVAKAYYWHRFYAHQPDLNFDNPRVQAEMLRVIDYWLGMGVDGVRLDAVPYLFEREGTNCENLPETHEFLKRLRQHVDASFPNRMLLGEANQWPEDAVAYFGDGDECNMLFHFPLMPRMYMAIEMEDRFPVVDILDQTPPIPEGCQWATFLRNHDELTLEMVTDEERDYMYRIYASDPKARINLGIRRRLAPLLGKDRRRIELMNALLFSLPGTPVIYYGDEIGMGDNYYLGDRNGVRTPMQWSPDRNAGFSGANPQRLFLPVIIDPEYHYEAVNVDIQERNPSSLLWWMRRIIAVRRRYRAFSRGAMEVLYPANHKVLAFLRRHEDEVILVVVNLSRFAQAVSLDLQEFAGISPEDLFSRNRFPVIREAPYPLTLGPHDHFWFLLRRRETPLQAEGELPRIKLRGELPWWEALSQARGDTHLERVTTDYLKRSGWFRGKARAIIGYVLHDTVLLRQGDRVFPIFFLEVRYQDGPSETYLIPVAFLSGSGAKRVCAESPRAAIAALAVGDEEGILCDAVHDREFRDALLALALGRRRLHGEKNGLVAPVHAGAVRTGPRDETHHLTSELPKAEQTNSIITYGDRHVLKLYRKVEPGINSEVEMARFLTAQSSYSNVAPFQGSLELRYPGAEPRTIGLLQGYVQNQGDGWRLSLHILGQYFERILSRRGELPPPPALSSSLMDGSACAVPEPTAELIGGFYLEMAGLLGRRTAELHQALAAGGNDPAWRPEEYSTLYQRAVYQSMRNQARRTLQLLAQRRKELSADDLAPVDRILAAEKEILACLRPIVGQRIQAMKSRIHGNFRLEKVLFTGKDFMIIDLEGEPDRTLGERRIKRSPLRDVAGMIRSFHNATLTALARHGAGHPDDMSLLGPWAEAWWYHVSCRYLAGYLERMGTSPLVPTERGDLETLLRSFLLDNALYELGYALANRPERVPIYLRGVETVLREFR is encoded by the coding sequence ATGACACGCAGAGTATTCTTGCCGGACGACAATCCCCACTGGTACCGGGACGCCGTCATCTACCAACTCCACGTGAAGGCCTTCGCCGATTCCGACGGCGACGGCGTGGGGGACTTCCGGGGCCTCATGGGGAAGCTCGATTATCTCCAGTCCCTGGGGATCACCGCCATCTGGATTCTCCCCTTCTACCCCTCGCCACTGCGGGACGACGGGTACGACATCGCCGACTACTACAGCGTTCACCCCAGCTACAACACCCTGCGCGAGTTCCGGGAATTCCTCCGGGAGGCCCATACCCGCCGCATCCGGGTCATCACCGAGCTGGTCCTCAACCACACCTCGGACCAGCACCCCTGGTTCCAGCGGGCCCGCCGGGCAAAACCGGGCTCGGCCCACCGGGACTACTATGTCTGGAGCGATACCCCCGACCGGTACCGGGAAACCCGGATCATCTTCCAGGACTTCGAAACCTCCAACTGGAGCTGGGACCCGGTGGCCAAGGCCTACTACTGGCACCGGTTCTACGCCCATCAACCCGATCTCAACTTCGACAATCCCCGGGTCCAGGCGGAAATGCTCCGGGTCATCGACTACTGGCTGGGAATGGGGGTCGACGGGGTGCGGCTGGATGCCGTCCCCTACCTTTTCGAACGCGAGGGGACCAACTGCGAGAATCTGCCCGAGACCCACGAGTTCCTGAAAAGGCTCCGGCAGCACGTGGATGCCTCGTTCCCCAACCGGATGCTGCTGGGGGAGGCCAACCAGTGGCCCGAGGACGCCGTGGCCTACTTCGGCGACGGGGACGAGTGCAACATGCTCTTCCACTTTCCTCTCATGCCGCGCATGTACATGGCCATCGAGATGGAGGACCGCTTCCCGGTGGTGGACATCCTCGACCAGACCCCCCCGATCCCCGAGGGGTGCCAGTGGGCCACCTTTCTCCGCAACCACGACGAACTGACCCTGGAGATGGTGACCGACGAAGAGCGGGACTACATGTACCGGATCTACGCCTCGGACCCCAAGGCCCGGATCAACCTGGGCATCCGGCGGCGGCTGGCGCCCCTGCTGGGCAAGGACCGGCGGCGGATCGAGCTCATGAACGCACTCCTCTTCTCCCTTCCCGGCACCCCCGTCATCTACTACGGCGACGAGATCGGCATGGGGGACAACTACTACCTGGGAGACCGCAACGGCGTCCGCACCCCCATGCAATGGAGCCCCGACCGCAACGCCGGGTTCTCCGGCGCCAACCCCCAGCGACTCTTCCTGCCGGTCATCATTGACCCCGAATACCACTACGAAGCGGTAAACGTGGATATCCAGGAACGCAACCCCTCCTCGCTGCTCTGGTGGATGCGGCGCATCATCGCAGTGCGCCGCCGTTACCGGGCCTTCAGCCGCGGCGCCATGGAGGTGCTCTATCCGGCCAACCACAAGGTTCTGGCGTTTCTCCGCCGCCACGAGGACGAGGTGATCCTCGTGGTGGTCAACCTCTCCCGCTTCGCCCAGGCGGTGAGCCTGGACCTGCAGGAATTTGCCGGCATATCCCCCGAAGACCTGTTCAGCCGGAACCGTTTTCCGGTCATCCGCGAAGCGCCCTACCCCCTCACGCTGGGGCCGCACGACCACTTCTGGTTCCTGCTGCGACGCAGGGAGACACCGCTTCAGGCCGAGGGAGAACTGCCGCGGATCAAGCTCCGGGGCGAACTCCCCTGGTGGGAGGCGCTCAGCCAGGCCAGGGGCGACACCCACCTGGAACGGGTGACCACCGACTACCTCAAGCGAAGCGGCTGGTTCCGGGGAAAGGCACGGGCCATTATCGGCTACGTGCTGCACGACACCGTGCTCCTGCGGCAGGGTGACCGGGTGTTCCCCATCTTCTTCCTTGAGGTGCGCTACCAGGACGGGCCCTCGGAGACCTACCTGATCCCGGTTGCCTTCCTCTCCGGCTCCGGGGCGAAGCGGGTGTGCGCCGAATCCCCCCGGGCGGCCATTGCTGCCCTTGCCGTGGGGGACGAAGAGGGCATCCTCTGCGATGCGGTCCACGACCGGGAATTCAGGGATGCGCTCCTTGCCCTGGCCCTTGGCCGGCGCCGGCTCCACGGCGAGAAAAACGGCCTCGTCGCGCCGGTCCACGCCGGGGCAGTCCGCACCGGCCCCAGGGACGAGACGCATCATCTCACCTCTGAACTCCCCAAGGCGGAACAGACCAACAGCATCATCACGTACGGCGACCGCCACGTGCTCAAGCTCTACCGCAAGGTGGAGCCGGGCATCAATTCCGAGGTGGAAATGGCGCGGTTTCTCACCGCACAATCCAGCTACTCCAACGTTGCCCCGTTCCAGGGGAGCCTGGAGTTGCGATATCCCGGCGCAGAGCCGCGCACGATCGGCCTGCTCCAGGGATACGTACAGAACCAGGGCGATGGCTGGCGGCTCTCCCTCCACATCCTGGGACAGTATTTCGAGCGGATTCTCTCGCGCCGGGGCGAACTGCCTCCCCCGCCGGCGCTGTCTTCGAGCCTCATGGACGGCAGCGCCTGCGCCGTGCCGGAGCCGACGGCCGAGCTCATCGGCGGCTTTTACCTGGAGATGGCAGGACTCCTCGGCCGCCGCACCGCCGAACTCCACCAGGCCCTTGCCGCAGGCGGAAACGACCCGGCCTGGCGACCCGAGGAGTATTCGACCCTCTACCAGCGCGCCGTGTACCAGTCCATGCGCAACCAGGCCCGGCGTACCCTCCAGCTCCTGGCCCAGCGCCGCAAGGAGTTGTCCGCAGACGATCTGGCACCGGTGGACCGGATCCTGGCCGCGGAAAAGGAAATCCTCGCCTGCCTGCGCCCCATCGTCGGCCAGCGGATTCAAGCCATGAAGAGCCGCATCCACGGCAATTTCAGGTTGGAGAAGGTTCTCTTCACCGGCAAGGACTTCATGATCATCGATCTGGAGGGCGAGCCGGATCGGACCCTTGGCGAGCGCCGCATCAAACGCTCACCCCTGCGGGATGTGGCGGGAATGATCCGCTCCTTCCACAACGCTACCCTGACCGCCCTCGCCCGCCACGGGGCGGGCCATCCCGACGACATGTCGCTCCTGGGGCCCTGGGCGGAGGCCTGGTGGTACCACGTAAGCTGCCGCTACCTGGCCGGCTACCTGGAGCGGATGGGCACAAGCCCCCTTGTTCCGACGGAGCGGGGCGACCTGGAAACGCTCCTCCGCTCGTTTCTCCTGGACAATGCCCTCTACGAACTGGGCTATGCCCTCGCCAACCGCCCCGAACGGGTTCCCATCTACCTGCGCGGGGTCGAAACGGTACTGCGGGAGTTTCGCTAA